A region of Vibrio porteresiae DSM 19223 DNA encodes the following proteins:
- a CDS encoding SDR family NAD(P)-dependent oxidoreductase, with protein sequence MNKVVVVTGGTRGIGFETAKKYLVNGDKVVIASIDKPEIIEQAMAELKTFGEVEFIECNVGNTEQCQAAIDLAVNKFGTIDVLANVAGIVGQRVDLIEADLEDIFRTIQVNLMGTIQLCQFAGKVMAANKSGVIINVGSICGAIANTESIGYHASKGGVRMATQAMARELSPYGVRVLSVAPGWVKTGMIDKPIEEIGSKLHMKGRIIEPTEIANAIYLLSLPEASAINGSTVMVDDGYSSFKGVDGFIA encoded by the coding sequence ATGAATAAAGTCGTTGTTGTTACCGGTGGCACACGCGGTATTGGCTTTGAAACAGCGAAGAAATATCTTGTTAACGGCGATAAAGTGGTGATTGCAAGTATCGATAAACCAGAAATTATCGAGCAAGCGATGGCAGAATTGAAAACCTTTGGTGAAGTTGAGTTCATTGAATGCAACGTAGGTAATACAGAGCAATGTCAGGCGGCTATTGATCTCGCGGTTAACAAGTTTGGTACCATTGATGTTCTGGCTAACGTTGCTGGGATCGTGGGGCAACGAGTTGATCTCATAGAAGCTGACTTAGAAGATATCTTCCGCACGATCCAAGTCAATCTCATGGGAACCATCCAATTGTGTCAGTTTGCGGGTAAAGTTATGGCAGCAAACAAATCCGGCGTTATTATCAACGTGGGCTCAATTTGCGGTGCTATTGCCAATACAGAGAGTATTGGTTATCACGCGAGTAAAGGTGGCGTGCGCATGGCGACTCAAGCGATGGCTCGTGAATTATCTCCTTACGGGGTTAGAGTGCTTTCCGTTGCTCCTGGCTGGGTCAAAACAGGCATGATTGATAAACCGATTGAAGAAATTGGCAGCAAACTGCACATGAAAGGTCGCATCATAGAACCCACTGAAATTGCAAATGCGATTTATCTGTTGTCACTTCCAGAGGCCAGTGCTATCAACGGTTCGACGGTAATGGTTGATGATGGTTACTCTTCATTTAAAGGTGTGGATGGTTTCATTGCCTAG